A portion of the Hylaeus volcanicus isolate JK05 unplaced genomic scaffold, UHH_iyHylVolc1.0_haploid 12237, whole genome shotgun sequence genome contains these proteins:
- the LOC128884375 gene encoding pepsin A-like isoform X1, which translates to MITLWYLFICSFHFSTYVYAYRKIRQHEFSKSVLKSKSLKRFQTIDIQLTYTAEQYLGYIGVGSSQQIFKVLFDTGSVYTWVPSTLCESPGCLQHLRFHAKTPKHYPLSSRTTRLTFGSGALDFIKTRDKLCFIESICLKNQTFGLVTHEYDKIFSYVAFDGIVGLAQPGLASDSSESIIKSLLQFFSRKPIMTKDMNENTVTDNVTLNYYQNSNIYIHFHFLSLSKPTLSFIPVNELVDSYFRSKIFWIGVNSNKHWIVPLQDILVDGVSLTTCQLYNGEACQVIFDTGTTDILGFQDDVRLLRDVVGLNKPCTTWDELKPITFRFLTQDEFSQPKELDITITPQQLLSHDPNPVLSTLDCNKGISAGSMFQNMDNVEVTSGSAPVHWILGTSFLKNIDFILDPSKRRIGIIPY; encoded by the exons ATGATAACCCTGTGGTATCTATTCATTTgctcttttcatttttctacttATGTGTATGCATATAGAAAAATACGTCAACATgaattttcaaagtcggtACTCAAAAGTAAAAGTCTCAAGCGGTTCCAAACGATTGATATACAGTTGACCTATACAGCTGAGCAg TATTTAGGGTACATTGGAGTTGGATCTTCCCAACAAATCTTCAAAGTTTTATTTGATACTG GAAGCGTTTACACATGGGTTCCTAGTACCCTTTGTGAAAGTCCTGGGTGTTTACAGCATTTGAGATTTCACGCGAAAACCCCCAAACATTATCCGTTATCTTCA AGAACAACGCGTTTAACTTTTGGATCTGGAGCTCTGGATTTCATTAAA ACGCGCGacaaattatgttttataGAATCTATTTG tttaaaaaatcaaacttttgGCCTTGTGACACACGAATACgacaaaattttttcttatgttgCTTTTG ATGGTATTGTCGGTTTGGCTCAGCCTGGTTTAGCTTCAGATAGCTCGGAATCCATT ATCAAATCTCTTTTACAGTTCTTTTCAAGAAAACCCATTATGACGAAggatatgaatgaaaatactgTTACCGATAACGTTACACTCAACTATTATCAgaattcaaacatttatatacattttcatttcttgtcTCTGAGCAAACCTACACTTTCTTTTATACCAGTAAATGAACTGGTGGATTCTTATTTTCG CAGTAAAATTTTTTGGATTGGTGTAAATTCTAATAAACACTGG attgtcccaTTACAGGATATTCTAGTAGATGGAGTCTCTTTAACTACCTGCCAACTGTACAATGGTGAAGCATGTCAG GTTATATTTGATACGGGAACCACAGATATATTAG GGTTTCAGGATGACGTTCGATTACTTCGTGATGTCGTGGGATTAAA CAAGCCTTGTACAACCTGGGATGAGTTAAAACCAATTACCTTTCGATTCTTAACGCAAGACGAATTTAGTCAACCTAAAGAATTAGACATAACTATAACACCACAACAA ctccTTAGCCACGATCCTAACCCAGTTCTATCAACTTTGGATTGCAACAAAGGAATTTCAGCAGGTTCAATGTTTCAAAACATGGACAATGTTGAAGTAACTTCAG GTTCTGCTCCAGTACATTGGATCCTTGGtacttcttttcttaaaaatatagaCTTTATTCTTGATCCAT CAAAACGTCGAATTGGTATTATTCCTTACTAG
- the LOC128884375 gene encoding plasmepsin VIII-like isoform X2 has product MITLWYLFICSFHFSTYVYAYRKIRQHEFSKSVLKSKSLKRFQTIDIQLTYTAEQYLGYIGVGSSQQIFKVLFDTGSVYTWVPSTLCESPGCLQHLRFHAKTPKHYPLSSRTTRLTFGSGALDFIKTRDKLCFIESICLKNQTFGLVTHEYDKIFSYVAFDGIVGLAQPGLASDSSESIIKSLLQFFSRKPIMTKDMNENTVTDNVTLNYYQNSNIYIHFHFLSLSKPTLSFIPVNELVDSYFRKIFWIGVNSNKHWIVPLQDILVDGVSLTTCQLYNGEACQVIFDTGTTDILGFQDDVRLLRDVVGLNKPCTTWDELKPITFRFLTQDEFSQPKELDITITPQQLLSHDPNPVLSTLDCNKGISAGSMFQNMDNVEVTSGSAPVHWILGTSFLKNIDFILDPSKRRIGIIPY; this is encoded by the exons ATGATAACCCTGTGGTATCTATTCATTTgctcttttcatttttctacttATGTGTATGCATATAGAAAAATACGTCAACATgaattttcaaagtcggtACTCAAAAGTAAAAGTCTCAAGCGGTTCCAAACGATTGATATACAGTTGACCTATACAGCTGAGCAg TATTTAGGGTACATTGGAGTTGGATCTTCCCAACAAATCTTCAAAGTTTTATTTGATACTG GAAGCGTTTACACATGGGTTCCTAGTACCCTTTGTGAAAGTCCTGGGTGTTTACAGCATTTGAGATTTCACGCGAAAACCCCCAAACATTATCCGTTATCTTCA AGAACAACGCGTTTAACTTTTGGATCTGGAGCTCTGGATTTCATTAAA ACGCGCGacaaattatgttttataGAATCTATTTG tttaaaaaatcaaacttttgGCCTTGTGACACACGAATACgacaaaattttttcttatgttgCTTTTG ATGGTATTGTCGGTTTGGCTCAGCCTGGTTTAGCTTCAGATAGCTCGGAATCCATT ATCAAATCTCTTTTACAGTTCTTTTCAAGAAAACCCATTATGACGAAggatatgaatgaaaatactgTTACCGATAACGTTACACTCAACTATTATCAgaattcaaacatttatatacattttcatttcttgtcTCTGAGCAAACCTACACTTTCTTTTATACCAGTAAATGAACTGGTGGATTCTTATTTTCG TAAAATTTTTTGGATTGGTGTAAATTCTAATAAACACTGG attgtcccaTTACAGGATATTCTAGTAGATGGAGTCTCTTTAACTACCTGCCAACTGTACAATGGTGAAGCATGTCAG GTTATATTTGATACGGGAACCACAGATATATTAG GGTTTCAGGATGACGTTCGATTACTTCGTGATGTCGTGGGATTAAA CAAGCCTTGTACAACCTGGGATGAGTTAAAACCAATTACCTTTCGATTCTTAACGCAAGACGAATTTAGTCAACCTAAAGAATTAGACATAACTATAACACCACAACAA ctccTTAGCCACGATCCTAACCCAGTTCTATCAACTTTGGATTGCAACAAAGGAATTTCAGCAGGTTCAATGTTTCAAAACATGGACAATGTTGAAGTAACTTCAG GTTCTGCTCCAGTACATTGGATCCTTGGtacttcttttcttaaaaatatagaCTTTATTCTTGATCCAT CAAAACGTCGAATTGGTATTATTCCTTACTAG
- the LOC128883716 gene encoding uncharacterized protein LOC128883716, which yields MKTKKISSSFALCILLNLMIMHAVVGINLRQQYENERPLTQKHHEAFFDLSTAMESLNRLSADKNSLGPPNEPPTQISQAPPATSFKDRLVKETIVSVIQMFLPSELKSYAEKIYDVISKSDAPECNKILSSCSGMNVHLSCRDALPECIISSFVTSYPTEPIMATGEINLQELTNNFATITCLHSVFYTT from the exons ATGAAGACAAAAAAGATTTCATCCAGTTTTGCATTATGTATTCTTTTAAACTTAATGATAATGCATGCTGTGGTAGGAATCAACCTACGACAACAATATGAGAACGAACGTCCGTTGACCCAAAAACATCATGAAGCTTTCTTTGATTTATCCACTGCAATGGAGAGTCTTAACCGCTTATCTGctgataaaaattctttaggTCCACCCAATGAGCCACCAACACAAATTTCGCAAGCGCCTCCTGCAACAAGCTTTAAAGATAGATTGGTTAAAGAAACTATAGTCTCCGTTATACAGATGTTTTTACCAAGTGAGTTGAAGTCCTATGCAGAGAAAATCTATGATGTTATTTCGAAATCTGACGCGCcggaatgtaataaaattttaagtagTTGTTCTGGGATGAATGTTCATCTTTCTTGTAGAGATGCGTTACCAGAATGTATAATTAGTAGTTTTGTGACAAGTTATCCTACAGAACCTATAATGGCGACAGGAGAGATCAATTTACAagaattaacaaataattttgcaacTATT aCATGTCTACACTCCGTATTTTATACTACATAA
- the LOC128883715 gene encoding uncharacterized protein LOC128883715 produces the protein MMTPQYGNQETYIPSSGSPLNGDKVSFYSRLTCLFLDRTTLYPKSRWLALLILMGLFSLRIYTYQGFYIVTYALAIYLLNLFLGFITPRVDPEEEDYILPIRETDEFRPFQRQVNEFKFWLQATKGTLLSLLATCFPILDLPVFWPVLVVYFSFLFIITMRQQIKHMIKHKYVPFSWGKQSYGAITRQRSPKAKFAGKSFAAGFPSMQAKSENLIS, from the exons atgatgacaCCTCAGTATGGGAATCAAGAAACATATATACCCTCATCAGGATCACCTCTGAATGGAgataaagtttctttttattcacgTCTCACTTGTTTGTTTCTGGATAGAACAACTCTTTACCCAAAGTCACGATGGTTGGCTCTTTTGATTTTAATGGGCTTATTTTCCctacgtatatatacatatcaag GTTTTTATATAGTAACGTACGCTTtggctatttatttattaaatctttttttggGCTTTATCACTCCACGAGTGGATCCTGAAGAAGAAGATTACATTCTTCCTATACG AGAAACGGATGAATTCCGTCCATTTCAGCGTCAAGtcaatgaattcaaattttg GCTACAAGCTACAAAAGGCACATTATTAAGTCTTCTAGCTACT TGTTTTCCTATTCTAGATCTTCCCGTATTTTGGCCAGTACtcgttgtatatttttcttttttgttcataATCACCATGCGGCAACAAATAAAG CATATGATAAAGCATAAATATGTTCCTTTCTCTTGGGGGAAACAGTCTTATGGAGCTATCACTCGACAGCGTAGTCCCAAAGCGAAATTCGCGGGGAAAAGTTTTGCTGCAGGTTTCCCATCAATGCAAGCTAAATCTGAAAATCTTATatcgtaa
- the LOC128883714 gene encoding uncharacterized protein LOC128883714 isoform X1, whose amino-acid sequence MMLLYLRVNNSFVKCVLQLVFITITVCEATLTESEKKQPKHKCLLFCISTASLMCAYAVYYAIRKEKKRKESFELFMERSRQEIPQLCTVPPSVIRAHENLRTDLFNNFFKGSQLYETLEEADATTKSESLYAQSWQRKLAPEVKQELKKLLLRRAITTLQCYEISRKEYTAKTLLYQKGLLHSENFNIIEIHYQNLVHDLEFLMFEANCLEHDWGTGLFQTACAIIQHENVTAQDQKRRAEVAKKTQSKTLQGSSRTSSILQ is encoded by the exons ATGATGCTGCTCTACTTACGTGTAAATAACAGTTTCGTGAAATGTGTGTTACAGCTTGTGTTCATAACCATCACAGTGTGTGAAGCTACTTTAACTGAATCTGAAAAAAAACAGCCTAAACATAAATGTCTATTGTTTTGCATATCCACTGCTAGTTTAATGTGTGCATATGCAGTATATTATGCtatacgaaaagaaaaaaaaagaaaggaatccTTTGAGCTTTTCATGGAACGTTCGCGTCAAGAAATTCCTCAACTCTGTACTGTTCCTCCAAGTGTTATTCGAGCCCATGAAAATCTTCGCACtgatctttttaataatttttttaaaggtagTCAGTTATATGAAACTTTAGAGGAAGCAGATGCAACAACCAAATCCGAATCTCTTTACGCACAAAGCTGGCAACG AAAATTGGCTCCGGAAGTTAAACAAGAACTTAAGAAATTGCTTTTGCGGCGAGCTATAACGACTTTACAATGTTATGAAATTTCAAGGAAGGAATATACGGCCAAAACATTATTGTATCAAAAGGGTCTTTTGCAcagtgaaaattttaatattatcgaaatacATTACCAAAATCTCGTCCATGATCTTGAGTTTCTCAT GTTTGAGGCCAATTGTCTAGAACATGATTGGGGTACAG GTTTATTTCAAACAGCTTGTGCTATCATACAACATGAAAACGTCACCGCTCAGGATCAAAAACGTCGAGCTGAGGTTGCTAAGAAAACACAAAGTAAAACTCTTCAAGGTTCTTCT cGAACAAGTTCCATTCTTCAATAA
- the LOC128883714 gene encoding uncharacterized protein LOC128883714 isoform X2 yields the protein MERSRQEIPQLCTVPPSVIRAHENLRTDLFNNFFKGSQLYETLEEADATTKSESLYAQSWQRKLAPEVKQELKKLLLRRAITTLQCYEISRKEYTAKTLLYQKGLLHSENFNIIEIHYQNLVHDLEFLMFEANCLEHDWGTGLFQTACAIIQHENVTAQDQKRRAEVAKKTQSKTLQGSSRTSSILQ from the exons ATGGAACGTTCGCGTCAAGAAATTCCTCAACTCTGTACTGTTCCTCCAAGTGTTATTCGAGCCCATGAAAATCTTCGCACtgatctttttaataatttttttaaaggtagTCAGTTATATGAAACTTTAGAGGAAGCAGATGCAACAACCAAATCCGAATCTCTTTACGCACAAAGCTGGCAACG AAAATTGGCTCCGGAAGTTAAACAAGAACTTAAGAAATTGCTTTTGCGGCGAGCTATAACGACTTTACAATGTTATGAAATTTCAAGGAAGGAATATACGGCCAAAACATTATTGTATCAAAAGGGTCTTTTGCAcagtgaaaattttaatattatcgaaatacATTACCAAAATCTCGTCCATGATCTTGAGTTTCTCAT GTTTGAGGCCAATTGTCTAGAACATGATTGGGGTACAG GTTTATTTCAAACAGCTTGTGCTATCATACAACATGAAAACGTCACCGCTCAGGATCAAAAACGTCGAGCTGAGGTTGCTAAGAAAACACAAAGTAAAACTCTTCAAGGTTCTTCT cGAACAAGTTCCATTCTTCAATAA
- the LOC128883714 gene encoding uncharacterized protein LOC128883714 isoform X3, whose amino-acid sequence MRRATFVKKNTFICFSQKYKLQYGGRKLAPEVKQELKKLLLRRAITTLQCYEISRKEYTAKTLLYQKGLLHSENFNIIEIHYQNLVHDLEFLMFEANCLEHDWGTGLFQTACAIIQHENVTAQDQKRRAEVAKKTQSKTLQGSSRTSSILQ is encoded by the exons ATGAGAAGAGCaacttttgttaaaaaaaatactttcatctgtttttcccaaaaatataaacttcaATATGGTGGTAGAAAATTGGCTCCGGAAGTTAAACAAGAACTTAAGAAATTGCTTTTGCGGCGAGCTATAACGACTTTACAATGTTATGAAATTTCAAGGAAGGAATATACGGCCAAAACATTATTGTATCAAAAGGGTCTTTTGCAcagtgaaaattttaatattatcgaaatacATTACCAAAATCTCGTCCATGATCTTGAGTTTCTCAT GTTTGAGGCCAATTGTCTAGAACATGATTGGGGTACAG GTTTATTTCAAACAGCTTGTGCTATCATACAACATGAAAACGTCACCGCTCAGGATCAAAAACGTCGAGCTGAGGTTGCTAAGAAAACACAAAGTAAAACTCTTCAAGGTTCTTCT cGAACAAGTTCCATTCTTCAATAA
- the LOC128883951 gene encoding uncharacterized protein LOC128883951 yields MYFVATKLFIALIGLIATQVVLSSSTKNFCEQYRGQQASDTFCQDVACKKFCESTTMPFYCMDSNYVKTSKCSYHGDLAPSYCVSKIQGVMPKYDNWCQTVACSYATYKCLKSSRHSCYSKIAYWVSLSHGEYCKEKDDFSGETPEPTPPSSSTTSPPRPRPTSSSTAKPRPPSISTEAPSSEGCFAKGDWQSKPCTLCPNSKSSDTFCPPFAWTNCYPTLQQCKKNSGGGSSCEKECPENTKNFKKPSFKSLNCYDAKYGSKFGPNWAPSKRTSFEKYITNPSHLYRLIQVTQEEVPLMGSQWKLSGCDAAAAMYDNIVCALELIEHMGKKFVPPKHGSQEASIKEFCNSQDDQINRLEAASFFSHKFKETGRFVAWEELGGTYAEPHSTYPPFPGATYHGRGPIQISWNYNYGAFSEWLFGDKNVLLRNPEKVDPEGPMGFIAAFWFWFTPRDFYSMAPVSGSIRTRDAIVHWKDNQMNSIYNDGVDYDKYAGLGLSTNVINGGIECTSNGASGLWRVAYFLSVASRLQVDIPDINNYATCKTDKYCRGMTSGCRATDLPIKCTATSIDCDAEPGKVWETYSCEFA; encoded by the exons ATGTATTTCGTTGCAACAAAACTCTTTATTGCGTTGATTG GTCTCATAGCGACGCAAGTCGTGTTATCTAGTAGCACGAAAAATTTTTGTGAACAATATCGAGGACAGCAAGCATCCGATACATTTTGTCAGGATGTGGcgtgtaaaaaattttgtgaatCCACCACAATGCCATTTTATTGTATGGACTCCAATTATGTAAAAACATCCAAATGTTCTTATCATGGTGATCTTGCTCCCTCTTATTGTGTATCCAAAATCCAAGGTGTTATGCCTAAATATGATAATTGGTGCCAAACTGTTGCATGTTCTTACGCCACGTATAAATGCTTAAAGTCTAGCCGTCATAGTTGCTACAGCAAAATTGCTTACTGGGTGTCTTTATCCCACGGAGAGTATTGTAAGGAAAAAGACGATTTTTCTGGAG AAACTCCAGAACCTACACCGCCATCATCGAGTACAACCTCACCTCCAAGACCTAGACCCACTTCGAGTTCAACTGCAAAACCTAGACCACCTTCGATTTCAACTGAAGCACCAA GTTCAGAGGGATGTTTTGCTAAAGGTGATTGGCAGTCAAAGCCTTGCACATTATGTCCAAATTCAAAATCGTCGGATACTTTTTGCCCACCGTTTGCTTGGACCAATTGTTATCCAACATTGCAGCAATGCAAAAAGAATTCTGGAG GCGGTAGTAGCTGTGAAAAAGAATGTCCGGAAAAcacaaaaaattttaaaaaaccatcttttaaatcgttaaattgttatgac GCAAAATACGGAAGTAAATTTGGTCCTAACTGGGCTCCTTCTAAACGAAcaagttttgaaaaatatataacaaatccTTCTCATTTATATCGCCTTATTCAAGTCACACAGGAAGAAGTTCCTTTAATGGGAAGTCAATGGAAACTTAGCGGATGTGATGCAGCAGCAGCCATGTATGACAATATAGTGTGTGCATTAGAATTGATTGAGCATAtgggaaaaaaatttgttccaccAAAACATGGGTCACAAGAAGcttcaattaaagaattttgcaatagtCAAGACGATCAAATCAACCGTTTAGAAGCTGCATCTTTCTTTAGtcataaattcaaagaaactgGACGTTTTGTAGCATGGGAAGAACTCGGGGGTACGTACGCGGAACCGCATAGTACCTATCCTCCATTCCCCGGTGCGACATATCATGGAAGAGGTCCTATTCAAATTTCatggaattataattatggAGCTTTTAGTGAATGGTTATTTggagataaaaatgttttattgcgCAATCCTGAAAAAGTCGATCCAGAAGGTCCAATGGGATTCATTGCTGCCTTTTGGTTTTGGTTTACACCACGAGACTTTTATTCTATGGCCCCTGTGAGTGGTAGTATTCGTACACGTGACGCCATCGTTCATTGGAAAGACAATCAAATGAACAGTATCTATAATGACGGTGTTGATTATGATAAATACGCTGGATTAGGATTATCTACTAACGTTATTAATGGCGGTATTGAGTGCACGTCAAATGGAGCAAGTGGTTTGTGGAGAGTGGCGTATTTCTTAAGTGTTGCGTCAAGACTCCAAGTCGACATTcctgatataaataattacgctACTTGCAAAACCGATAAATATTGCCGTGGTATGACATCGGGTTGCCGCGCTACAGATCTTCCTATTAAATGTACAGCTACGAGTATTGACTGCGACGCAGAACCCGGCAAGGTCTGGGAAACTTATTCATGCGAATTCGCGTAA
- the LOC128883953 gene encoding ruvB-like 1 isoform X1, whose amino-acid sequence MKGVTPVPSNCQVNMDMASVSGCHETERHRISTHSHIKGLGLLPDGTAADVDRGMVGQHDAREAAGVIVELIKSQSLGSKAILLAGPSGTGKTAIALAISQTLGSKVPFCPMVASEVYSQEVKKTEVLMENFRRSIGLRLKETKTVYEGEVTELTAEETENPHGGYAKTVSAVVVTLKATKGSKTLRLSPEIHKSLQKEKVTVGDVVLIHSDSACVKRIGRCDHYASEFDLEVEEYVPLPKGDVYKKKELVEDVTLHDLDVANSKPQGDRDILSIMNQFLKTKKTEITEKLRSEVNKSVNRYLDNGVAKLIPGVLFIDEVHMLDIECFSFLNRALESPLSPVVILATNRGICSVRGTDVVSPHGIPGDLLDRLIIILTKPYSAKEVIQIVQLRAKEENVHLQEDAIDYMGLLGERTSLRYVIQLLMPAKVLAETQGRISINKQDLMDADGLFFDAKSSAKRLKDEKEFFLL is encoded by the exons ATGAAAGGGGTAACTCCAGTGCCAAGTAATTGTCAAGTCAACATGGATATGGCTTCTGTGAGTGGATGTCATGAAACAGAGCGCCATCGCATTTCGACGCACAGTCATATAAAAGGTCTTGGTTTATTACCCGATGGAACGGCAGCGGATGTTGATAGGGGGATGGTTGGGCAACATGACGCTCGGGAAGCAGCTGGTGTGATAGTTGAGTTAATCAAAAGCCAATCTTTAGGTTCTAAAGCTATTTTATTAGCTGGACCTTCGGGTACAGGCAAAACGGCTATAGCATTAGCTATAAGTCAAACACTTGGCTCAAAAGTTCCGTTCTGTCCAATGGTCGCTTCTGAAGTGTACAGTCAAGAGGTAAAAAAAACAGAGGTGTTAATGGAGAATTTTCGTCGTTCTATTGGCTTAAGATTGAAAGAAACTAAAACAGTTTATGAAGGAGAAGTCACTGAACTCACTGCAGAAGAAACTGAGAATCCTCACGGTGGATACGCTAAAACAGTGAGCGCAGTCGTAGTAACTTTAAAGGCAACCAAGGGTTCTAAAACATTGCGTTTATCgccagaaattcataaatccttacaaaaagaaaag GTAACCGTAGGGGATGTTGTTTTAATTCATTCAGACTCAGCGTGTGTTAAACGTATTGGTCGATGTGATCACTATGCCTCTGAATTTGATCTGGAAGTTGAAGAATACGTTCCTTTGCCAAAAGGTgatgtttacaaaaaaaaggaactagTGGAAGatgttacattacatgatCTGGATGTTGCTAACTCAAAGCCTCAG GGTGACAGAGATATTCTGTCTATTATGAATCAATTtcttaaaacgaaaaaaactGAAATCACTGAAAAACTTCGATCGGAAGTAAATAAATCAGTCAACCGTTATCTCGACAATG GAGTCGCTAAACTGATTCCTGGAGTGTTGTTTATCGACGAAGTTCATATGCTAGACATTgaatgcttttcttttttaaatcgtgCTTTGGAATCTCCTTTAAGCCCCGTTGTTATTCTTGCTACGAATCGAGGTATTTGTTCCGTACGAGGGACCGATGTTGTCTCGCCTCATGGAATCCCTGGAGATCTTTTGGATCGTTTAATCATTATACTTACCAAGCCGTATAGCGCTAAAGAGGTTATACaa ATTGTTCAATTGAGagcgaaagaagaaaatgttcacTTACAAGAAGATGCCATTGATTACATGGGTTTACTTGGAGAACGTACTTCGTTACG tTATgtgattcaattattaatgCCTGCTAAAGTCTTAGCTGAAACGCAGGGTCGTATATCTATTAATAAACAAGATTTAATGGATGCAGatggtttattttttgatgCTAAAAGCTCAGCTAAACGattaaaagatgaaaaagagttttttttactttga
- the LOC128883953 gene encoding uncharacterized protein LOC128883953 isoform X2: MKGVTPVPSNCQVNMDMASVSGCHETERHRISTHSHIKGLGLLPDGTAADVDRGMVGQHDAREAAGVIVELIKSQSLGSKAILLAGPSGTGKTAIALAISQTLGSKVPFCPMVASEVYSQEVKKTEVLMENFRRSIGLRLKETKTVYEGEVTELTAEETENPHGGYAKTVSAVVVTLKATKGSKTLRLSPEIHKSLQKEKVTVGDVVLIHSDSACVKRIGRCDHYASEFDLEVEEYVPLPKGDVYKKKELVEDVTLHDLDVANSKPQGDRDILSIMNQFLKTKKTEITEKLRSEVNKSVNRYLDNGVAKLIPGVLFIDEVHMLDIECFSFLNRALESPLSPVVILATNRGICSVRGTDVVSPHGIPGDLLDRLIIILTKPYSAKEVIQNFKKQFLNLL, from the exons ATGAAAGGGGTAACTCCAGTGCCAAGTAATTGTCAAGTCAACATGGATATGGCTTCTGTGAGTGGATGTCATGAAACAGAGCGCCATCGCATTTCGACGCACAGTCATATAAAAGGTCTTGGTTTATTACCCGATGGAACGGCAGCGGATGTTGATAGGGGGATGGTTGGGCAACATGACGCTCGGGAAGCAGCTGGTGTGATAGTTGAGTTAATCAAAAGCCAATCTTTAGGTTCTAAAGCTATTTTATTAGCTGGACCTTCGGGTACAGGCAAAACGGCTATAGCATTAGCTATAAGTCAAACACTTGGCTCAAAAGTTCCGTTCTGTCCAATGGTCGCTTCTGAAGTGTACAGTCAAGAGGTAAAAAAAACAGAGGTGTTAATGGAGAATTTTCGTCGTTCTATTGGCTTAAGATTGAAAGAAACTAAAACAGTTTATGAAGGAGAAGTCACTGAACTCACTGCAGAAGAAACTGAGAATCCTCACGGTGGATACGCTAAAACAGTGAGCGCAGTCGTAGTAACTTTAAAGGCAACCAAGGGTTCTAAAACATTGCGTTTATCgccagaaattcataaatccttacaaaaagaaaag GTAACCGTAGGGGATGTTGTTTTAATTCATTCAGACTCAGCGTGTGTTAAACGTATTGGTCGATGTGATCACTATGCCTCTGAATTTGATCTGGAAGTTGAAGAATACGTTCCTTTGCCAAAAGGTgatgtttacaaaaaaaaggaactagTGGAAGatgttacattacatgatCTGGATGTTGCTAACTCAAAGCCTCAG GGTGACAGAGATATTCTGTCTATTATGAATCAATTtcttaaaacgaaaaaaactGAAATCACTGAAAAACTTCGATCGGAAGTAAATAAATCAGTCAACCGTTATCTCGACAATG GAGTCGCTAAACTGATTCCTGGAGTGTTGTTTATCGACGAAGTTCATATGCTAGACATTgaatgcttttcttttttaaatcgtgCTTTGGAATCTCCTTTAAGCCCCGTTGTTATTCTTGCTACGAATCGAGGTATTTGTTCCGTACGAGGGACCGATGTTGTCTCGCCTCATGGAATCCCTGGAGATCTTTTGGATCGTTTAATCATTATACTTACCAAGCCGTATAGCGCTAAAGAGGTTATACaa aattttaaaaaacaattcctaaatttattataa